In the genome of Hymenobacter cellulosivorans, one region contains:
- a CDS encoding ACT domain-containing protein — MSGETNLAQLLRTMQPIRQPGTYVFCTVASLSGLDLTNCVGMFREAEGITLILPRATADQLALSYSYVAAWLTLTVHSALEAVGLTAAFAQALTRHHISCNVVAGYYHDHIFVAETDADTALEVLGQLAATGPE; from the coding sequence ATGAGTGGAGAAACCAATCTGGCCCAGCTGCTACGCACTATGCAGCCCATCCGACAGCCGGGCACCTACGTCTTCTGCACCGTAGCGTCCCTGAGCGGCCTTGACCTGACCAACTGCGTGGGCATGTTCCGGGAGGCCGAGGGTATCACCCTCATTTTACCCCGTGCCACTGCCGACCAGTTGGCCCTGAGCTATTCCTACGTAGCCGCCTGGCTGACGCTCACGGTACATTCGGCCCTCGAAGCCGTGGGCCTTACGGCCGCCTTTGCCCAGGCTTTAACCCGCCACCACATCAGCTGCAACGTGGTGGCAGGCTATTATCACGACCACATTTTCGTAGCTGAAACTGACGCGGACACAGCCCTCGAAGTGCTGGGGCAGCTCGCCGCAACCGGCCCCGAGTAA
- a CDS encoding porin translates to MKKLLTSLLLLAAGAAHGQAADSVTKAPAMAKKWFESFTIRGYVQARYNRLLETNPALQCEQCDKSWGANGGFSLRRIRVIFFGQLNERIYFYLQPDFASTLSGNTTLNVGLLRDAYMDLGLDKASRFRVRVGQSKVPYGFENMQSSQNRLALDRNDALNSALSNERDLGAFIYWAPTAVRQRFSKLVKDGLKGSGDYGVVGLGVFNGQTANRPELNDQRHIVARLAYPLSIGSQIIEPSVQAYTGHYVVGKDQLSTGVKHRPDLSYPDQRLAATFVLYPQPFGVQAEYNVGRGPEFNPATDSIENQQLHGGYVLLNMRLHYQQQQFYPFVRVQYYDGGKKHERDARSYTVREAELGVEWQPSPSFELVTMYTLSSRRFEDFQRPDNRQRAACFACRPSSTFRSLLVVSRRLFFYFGTLIIRGSLRMLTKYKLVWMGLLAISYGVVKLWLLASYSDGVLAPLRQLEPQTAAALRQLPAGTPVLVEGRISRITPQRYGTLVAYVRSSAERYSKEQEPIWLENDWVAPALLLEVGSQTVPVEAGYALRNTTIQKLTKRNSYNGFDRGSQVFAVGTVSRAGTIKAETVYGGKRDDYLFKQTGEKWVGYAGALFVLVLGLGLIGVEVVLGRNRR, encoded by the coding sequence ATGAAGAAACTGTTAACCAGCCTGCTGCTTCTAGCAGCCGGAGCGGCCCACGGACAAGCAGCTGACTCGGTCACGAAGGCTCCGGCGATGGCTAAAAAGTGGTTTGAGAGCTTTACTATCCGAGGGTACGTGCAGGCCCGCTACAACCGGCTGCTCGAAACCAACCCCGCCCTGCAGTGCGAGCAGTGCGACAAATCGTGGGGGGCCAACGGCGGCTTCTCGCTGCGACGGATTCGGGTGATTTTTTTCGGGCAGCTCAATGAGCGGATTTACTTTTATCTCCAACCCGACTTTGCCAGCACCCTGAGCGGCAACACAACCCTGAACGTGGGCCTGCTGCGCGACGCCTACATGGACCTGGGCCTGGACAAAGCCAGCCGATTCAGGGTGCGCGTAGGACAAAGCAAAGTACCCTACGGCTTTGAGAACATGCAGTCGAGCCAGAACCGGCTGGCCCTGGACCGCAACGACGCGCTGAACAGTGCCTTGTCCAACGAGCGAGACCTGGGCGCCTTTATCTACTGGGCCCCTACCGCCGTGCGGCAGCGGTTCAGCAAGCTGGTAAAAGATGGCCTGAAGGGTTCCGGTGACTATGGCGTAGTTGGCCTCGGCGTGTTCAACGGGCAAACGGCCAATCGGCCCGAACTCAACGACCAGCGCCACATCGTAGCCCGGTTGGCTTATCCACTCAGCATTGGCAGTCAGATCATCGAACCCTCGGTGCAGGCGTATACCGGGCATTACGTGGTGGGTAAAGACCAGCTCTCCACGGGCGTGAAGCACCGCCCCGACCTAAGCTACCCCGACCAGCGTCTGGCCGCCACGTTTGTGCTGTATCCGCAGCCGTTTGGGGTGCAGGCCGAGTACAACGTGGGCCGGGGACCAGAATTCAACCCCGCTACCGACAGTATCGAAAACCAGCAGCTGCACGGCGGCTACGTGCTGTTGAATATGCGCCTGCACTACCAACAGCAGCAATTTTACCCATTTGTGCGGGTGCAGTATTATGACGGCGGCAAAAAGCATGAGCGGGATGCCCGCAGCTACACCGTGCGCGAAGCCGAGCTGGGCGTGGAATGGCAGCCCTCCCCCAGCTTCGAGCTAGTGACGATGTATACGCTCTCCTCGCGCCGCTTTGAGGATTTTCAGCGGCCCGACAACCGGCAGCGGGCGGCTTGCTTCGCCTGCAGGCCCAGCTCAACTTTTAGGTCTCTTCTGGTTGTCTCGCGGAGGCTTTTCTTCTACTTTGGCACCCTAATTATCCGCGGGAGCCTTCGAATGCTGACTAAATACAAGCTTGTCTGGATGGGCCTGCTGGCCATCAGCTACGGCGTGGTAAAGCTGTGGCTGCTGGCTTCCTACTCCGATGGAGTGCTGGCTCCGCTGCGGCAGCTAGAGCCCCAGACGGCGGCCGCCCTACGGCAACTCCCGGCCGGCACGCCGGTATTAGTAGAAGGCCGCATCAGCCGCATTACGCCCCAGCGCTACGGCACGCTGGTAGCCTACGTGCGCAGCAGCGCCGAGCGGTACTCTAAAGAGCAGGAGCCCATCTGGCTGGAAAATGACTGGGTGGCCCCGGCCCTGCTGCTGGAAGTAGGCTCCCAAACAGTACCCGTAGAAGCCGGCTACGCTCTGCGCAATACCACCATTCAAAAGCTTACCAAGCGCAACAGCTACAACGGCTTCGACCGGGGCAGCCAAGTTTTCGCCGTAGGTACCGTGAGCCGGGCCGGGACTATCAAGGCCGAAACTGTGTACGGGGGCAAGCGGGACGACTACCTTTTCAAGCAGACCGGGGAAAAATGGGTGGGCTACGCCGGAGCCCTGTTTGTGCTGGTACTGGGCCTAGGCCTTATCGGGGTAGAAGTGGTACTGGGCCGTAACCGCCGCTAA
- a CDS encoding SRPBCC domain-containing protein has translation MKKACFSIMINAPKEKVWNVLWGEQTYGQWASVFSPGSHAQSDWQEGSQVVFSSANGGSMYSQIAQQTLHEYISFQHLGQVKDGQQQPFDQNNQDWAGATENYTLRQIGNTTELTVEMDVPENHQAYFAETFPRALEKVKELAEA, from the coding sequence ATGAAAAAGGCCTGCTTTTCCATTATGATTAACGCGCCCAAAGAAAAAGTGTGGAATGTGCTCTGGGGCGAACAAACCTATGGCCAGTGGGCCAGCGTATTCAGTCCCGGCTCCCATGCCCAGTCCGATTGGCAGGAAGGCAGCCAGGTCGTGTTCAGCTCGGCTAATGGGGGAAGCATGTATAGCCAGATTGCGCAGCAGACCCTTCACGAGTACATTTCCTTTCAGCACCTGGGCCAGGTAAAAGACGGCCAACAGCAGCCCTTCGACCAGAACAACCAGGACTGGGCAGGCGCTACCGAAAACTACACGCTGCGGCAAATTGGGAATACCACGGAGCTGACCGTAGAAATGGACGTGCCGGAAAACCACCAGGCGTATTTTGCCGAAACCTTCCCTAGGGCCCTGGAAAAGGTAAAGGAGCTGGCTGAGGCGTAG
- a CDS encoding M1 family aminopeptidase: protein MRLILLLLALVLGFGTAGWAKPARNQVTVDLTIQPATHSFSCRYTLTTTAPAAVSQLGLNLNRQFRLATITGPQVTRFTAAPWYDSFQKDTLQRLSVAFSGPQRRPRLTVEYGGQLPERFYTDSLAELTAFANWLPNLPDREYELVDYQLTVHVPVGFRVVSTHEPRRVRPGEYYFTGTAPNIELTAVAARSFTTLVAAGSPQIVIHKANRPATHLDTVLLSQAQAMIRWQNQTIGRQEPIRQFTFLLPGTNRNASGLLDNAAVITYSDFDPRRTGELLILAHEISHKWWGYGTWNDYNNWLNEGMATYSSLLYLRTTGDTARFRQELAKRRTSAASVGAVIGFDVRRNDYPTFRKAMYDKPTVILYELEQRLGTEVFLQLLATAAAAHLATTEEFLTLVERQTSRATRDWLAGKLST, encoded by the coding sequence ATGCGCCTTATCCTTTTACTCCTGGCACTAGTGCTAGGCTTTGGTACCGCCGGCTGGGCCAAACCAGCCCGCAACCAGGTAACTGTCGACCTGACCATTCAGCCCGCTACTCATTCTTTTTCCTGCCGCTACACGCTTACGACCACCGCACCGGCCGCTGTTTCCCAGCTGGGCCTGAACCTGAACCGGCAGTTCCGGCTGGCAACTATTACCGGCCCCCAGGTAACCCGCTTCACGGCCGCTCCCTGGTACGACAGTTTCCAGAAAGACACATTGCAGCGGCTGAGCGTGGCGTTTTCGGGTCCGCAGCGCCGGCCGCGCCTTACGGTGGAATATGGCGGGCAATTGCCCGAGCGGTTTTACACCGACAGCCTGGCCGAGCTGACGGCCTTTGCCAACTGGCTGCCCAACCTACCCGACCGGGAGTATGAGCTGGTCGATTACCAGCTGACGGTGCACGTGCCCGTGGGTTTTCGGGTAGTCAGTACGCATGAGCCCCGGCGGGTTCGGCCCGGTGAATACTATTTTACCGGTACGGCGCCCAACATTGAGCTAACGGCCGTGGCGGCCCGCTCCTTCACTACGCTGGTGGCGGCGGGCAGTCCACAGATAGTTATTCACAAGGCTAACCGCCCGGCCACCCACCTCGACACTGTGCTGCTCAGCCAGGCCCAGGCCATGATTAGGTGGCAAAACCAGACTATAGGCCGTCAGGAACCGATTCGCCAGTTTACGTTTCTGCTGCCCGGCACCAACCGCAACGCCAGCGGCCTGCTCGATAACGCCGCCGTCATTACCTACTCCGACTTCGACCCGCGCCGAACGGGTGAGCTACTGATTCTGGCCCACGAAATCAGCCACAAGTGGTGGGGCTACGGCACCTGGAATGACTACAACAACTGGCTCAACGAGGGCATGGCCACCTATTCCAGCCTGCTCTACCTGCGCACCACCGGCGACACGGCCCGTTTCCGTCAGGAACTAGCCAAGCGCCGGACCAGTGCCGCCTCAGTAGGCGCCGTCATCGGCTTCGACGTGCGCCGCAATGACTACCCCACGTTTCGGAAGGCCATGTACGACAAGCCGACCGTAATTCTCTACGAGCTAGAGCAGCGTCTGGGAACGGAGGTCTTCCTACAACTGCTGGCTACTGCCGCCGCCGCTCACCTGGCTACTACCGAGGAATTTCTGACCTTGGTAGAGCGCCAAACCTCCCGCGCTACCCGCGACTGGCTGGCCGGCAAGCTGAGCACCTAG
- a CDS encoding barstar family protein, producing MTLDLTGIQTKAALHALFKQALGFPEWYGPSWDAFWDSAIAIVEMPDQLTLLNWEEFAQHCPRDMEILRRVMQDYAEEMAPKRIVLG from the coding sequence ATGACCCTCGACCTGACCGGTATTCAAACCAAAGCAGCCCTGCATGCGCTTTTTAAACAAGCCCTAGGCTTCCCGGAATGGTACGGTCCAAGCTGGGACGCATTCTGGGACTCAGCCATAGCAATTGTGGAGATGCCCGACCAGCTGACCTTGCTCAACTGGGAAGAATTTGCCCAACACTGTCCGCGCGACATGGAAATTCTGCGGCGCGTTATGCAGGACTATGCCGAAGAAATGGCCCCGAAACGGATTGTTCTGGGCTAA
- a CDS encoding DNA-3-methyladenine glycosylase I: MTTATGTAAAPVDGRCPWADKSDLLRAFHDHEWGEPVAEPGILFEYLVLHTFQLGFDFPVVLKRREGFRELLAGFEPERIARFTEDDVAELLLNPRIIRNRRKLEGTVQNAQAWLRLREEVGGEAGLLPFFYQYVGGHSVDNRRSAANPVPLTTPQSEAMSRDLKRRGFVMTGPMTCYNILQTAGLINDHLLSCPRHAECAALASQI; this comes from the coding sequence ATGACTACTGCAACTGGCACCGCGGCAGCACCCGTAGATGGCCGCTGCCCCTGGGCTGACAAGAGCGACTTGCTGCGCGCCTTCCACGACCACGAATGGGGCGAGCCGGTGGCCGAGCCCGGCATCCTGTTCGAGTATCTGGTGCTGCACACGTTTCAGCTGGGCTTCGACTTTCCGGTGGTGCTCAAGCGGCGCGAAGGGTTCCGGGAGCTGCTGGCCGGCTTCGAGCCCGAGCGGATTGCCCGCTTCACCGAAGACGATGTGGCCGAATTGCTGCTCAATCCGCGCATTATCCGCAACCGCCGCAAGCTGGAAGGCACCGTGCAAAACGCCCAGGCCTGGCTGCGGCTGCGCGAGGAAGTGGGCGGCGAGGCCGGGCTGTTGCCGTTCTTCTACCAGTACGTCGGCGGCCACTCTGTCGATAATCGGCGCAGTGCCGCCAACCCCGTGCCCCTAACGACTCCGCAGAGCGAGGCCATGAGCCGGGACCTGAAGCGCCGCGGCTTCGTCATGACCGGGCCCATGACCTGCTACAACATCCTGCAAACCGCCGGCCTGATCAACGACCATTTGCTCAGCTGCCCCCGCCACGCCGAGTGCGCGGCCCTGGCAAGCCAGATATAG
- a CDS encoding SDR family oxidoreductase, with product MKNIALIVGASGIIGSNLAQELLAHDWPTYGLARSPRHDVPGLQPVAADLLDPTSLATALEGLAPTHVFITSWMRQDTEAENIRVNGLMVRNLLDALAPKKSVQHVALVTGLKHYLGPFDAYAKTGTLPLTPVREEHPRLPLDNFYYAQEDEVYAAAARDGFTWSIHRPHTIIGKAVGNLMNLGTTLAVYASICKATGRPFRWPGSEAQWHGLSDVTDARIIAKQLRWAATTEAARNEAFNIVNGDVFRWSWLWPRLAAWFGVEAVGFDGTIHPLEAELSQDAAVWRELAERHQLQEADLSRLASPWHTDLDLGRPIEVMTDMAKSRKLGFREYQSTEDSFLDLFEQLRQDRLIP from the coding sequence ATGAAGAATATTGCCCTCATTGTGGGTGCCAGCGGCATCATCGGCAGCAACCTGGCCCAGGAGCTGCTGGCCCACGACTGGCCCACCTACGGCCTGGCCCGCTCCCCCCGCCACGACGTGCCTGGCCTGCAGCCCGTGGCTGCCGACTTGCTGGACCCTACCAGCCTGGCTACCGCCCTGGAAGGCCTCGCCCCTACCCACGTGTTTATCACCAGCTGGATGCGGCAGGATACGGAGGCCGAAAACATCCGCGTCAACGGCCTGATGGTGCGCAACCTGCTCGACGCGCTGGCCCCGAAAAAGTCAGTGCAGCACGTGGCCCTGGTAACCGGCCTGAAGCACTACCTCGGGCCATTTGATGCCTACGCTAAGACCGGCACCCTGCCCTTGACGCCCGTGCGCGAAGAACACCCCCGCCTGCCCCTCGACAATTTCTACTACGCCCAGGAGGATGAGGTGTACGCCGCCGCGGCCCGCGACGGGTTTACGTGGAGCATTCACCGGCCCCATACCATTATCGGCAAGGCCGTGGGCAACCTGATGAACCTGGGCACTACCCTGGCCGTGTACGCCAGCATCTGCAAAGCCACCGGCCGCCCCTTCCGCTGGCCCGGCTCGGAAGCTCAGTGGCACGGTCTCTCCGACGTCACCGACGCCCGCATTATTGCCAAGCAGCTCCGCTGGGCCGCTACTACCGAGGCCGCCCGCAATGAGGCCTTCAACATCGTGAACGGGGACGTGTTCCGCTGGAGCTGGCTCTGGCCCCGCCTGGCTGCCTGGTTTGGGGTAGAAGCCGTGGGCTTTGATGGCACGATTCACCCGCTGGAAGCCGAGCTCAGCCAGGATGCCGCCGTGTGGCGCGAACTGGCCGAGCGCCATCAGCTTCAGGAAGCCGACCTGAGCCGCCTGGCCTCGCCCTGGCATACCGACCTGGACCTGGGCCGCCCCATCGAAGTTATGACCGACATGGCCAAGAGCCGCAAGCTAGGCTTCCGGGAGTACCAGTCGACCGAGGATTCGTTCCTCGACCTGTTCGAGCAGCTACGCCAGGACCGCCTGATTCCGTAG